A part of Mucilaginibacter defluvii genomic DNA contains:
- a CDS encoding energy transducer TonB, producing the protein MKPVFTLIITAITSIVAYGQEKQDTTSSSSKIIEVKNPQIPDTTIPIIDDDEMQPQFKGGIEAFCKYIEKSLKYPEVAQLIGINGKLKMQFIVDKDGSIVEATPLSCIGAGCEAEAVRVLTNSPKWKPGIQKGKLVRVQYTIPIDFTTRKAMVSMKELRKSDYGFFFLIKDKEYNIDQAEEVLGKEFLSNSILIAEEQFDDQHKVAGKKATYLLKIEG; encoded by the coding sequence ATGAAACCTGTTTTTACTTTAATTATTACTGCAATAACTTCAATTGTCGCTTACGGGCAGGAAAAGCAAGATACAACATCTTCTTCATCGAAGATAATTGAGGTAAAAAACCCTCAAATTCCTGATACAACGATACCGATAATAGACGATGACGAAATGCAACCTCAGTTTAAAGGAGGCATTGAAGCATTTTGCAAATACATCGAGAAAAGTTTAAAATACCCTGAAGTCGCTCAACTTATAGGCATTAACGGCAAGCTGAAGATGCAATTTATTGTTGATAAAGATGGAAGTATTGTTGAAGCTACACCCTTAAGCTGCATTGGTGCCGGTTGTGAGGCAGAGGCTGTAAGGGTTTTAACTAACTCGCCTAAATGGAAACCCGGGATACAAAAAGGAAAGCTTGTAAGAGTACAATATACGATACCGATTGATTTTACCACGCGAAAAGCTATGGTCAGCATGAAAGAACTCCGCAAATCCGACTATGGTTTCTTCTTCCTAATAAAAGATAAAGAATACAATATTGATCAGGCTGAAGAAGTACTTGGCAAAGAATTCTTGTCAAACAGCATCCTCATTGCCGAAGAGCAATTTGATGACCAGCATAAGGTTGCCGGTAAAAAGGCTACTTATTTGTTGAAGATAGAGGGTTAA
- the rplC gene encoding 50S ribosomal protein L3 produces MSGIIGKKVGMTSIFDESGKNIPCTVIEAGPCVVTQVKSVEADGYAAVQLAYGEKKEKNTTAPLKGHFQKAGTAPKSKLVEFKSFEDQKSLGDTVTVDIFEIGDFVDVVGTSKGKGFQGVVKRHGFGGVGMQTHGQHNRLRAPGSLGASSWPSRVFKGMRMAGQTGNVRVKVQNLEVVKVFAEQNLLVVKGSIPGAKGSFVIVDK; encoded by the coding sequence ATGTCAGGAATTATTGGTAAAAAAGTAGGAATGACCAGCATTTTCGACGAGTCAGGGAAAAACATCCCATGTACTGTGATCGAGGCTGGCCCTTGCGTAGTTACGCAAGTGAAGTCTGTTGAAGCAGACGGGTATGCTGCTGTTCAGTTGGCATACGGCGAAAAAAAGGAAAAAAACACTACTGCTCCTTTAAAAGGCCATTTCCAAAAAGCCGGCACTGCGCCAAAAAGCAAGCTGGTTGAGTTCAAATCATTCGAGGATCAAAAATCATTAGGCGACACCGTTACTGTCGACATTTTTGAGATTGGTGATTTTGTGGACGTGGTTGGTACCTCAAAAGGTAAAGGTTTTCAGGGTGTTGTAAAGCGCCACGGGTTTGGCGGTGTGGGTATGCAAACTCACGGCCAGCACAACCGTTTACGTGCGCCGGGTTCATTAGGTGCGTCATCATGGCCATCACGCGTATTTAAAGGTATGCGCATGGCGGGACAAACCGGTAACGTTCGCGTTAAGGTTCAGAACCTGGAAGTAGTAAAGGTATTTGCTGAGCAAAACCTATTAGTTGTTAAAGGTTCCATCCCAGGAGCCAAGGGTTCATTCGTAATAGTGGATA